In Cydia splendana chromosome 25, ilCydSple1.2, whole genome shotgun sequence, a single genomic region encodes these proteins:
- the LOC134802651 gene encoding acyl-CoA Delta(11) desaturase-like, with translation MLSNQNKELPKLIAPQADDWKFKISYRTVAVTSFLHLSALYGLYLSYTSAYWATLVFDLVLLEASMLGLMAGAHRLWAHRSYKATLPLQTILMLFQSLAGQYTALNWAKDHRLHHKHSDTDADPHNAARGFFFSHVGWFLVHKHPEVKRRGASIDLSDLMRNPVLVFQKKYGFYIITLFTYVLPTLCPMFWGETFNTAFHVNNLRTMLCLNFVSLINSASHAIGKRPYDKEVLATENMAVNLATLGEGFHNYHHVFPWDYRAAELVSKLNWTAAFIEFFAWIGWAYDLKTVENGVVVKRAKRCGDGTYEKPKLGARR, from the exons ATGTTATCGAACCAAAATAAGGAACTGCCAAAATTAATAGCCCCTCAGGCAGATGATTGGAAATTCAAGATTTCATACAGAACAGTCGCTGTTACGAGTTTTCTGCATTTGTCAGCGTTATACGGACTTTATTTGAGCTACACATCAGCTTATTGGGCTACTTTAGTTTTTG ACCTTGTCCTATTGGAAGCCAGTATGCTCGGCCTGATGGCAGGAGCCCACCGCCTCTGGGCCCACAGGAGCTACAAAGCCACCCTCCCTCTGCAGACCATCCTCATGCTATTCCAATCATTAGCAGGCCAGTACACCGCCCTCAACTGGGCCAAAGACCACCGGCTCCACCACAAACATAGCGACACTGATGCAGACCCCCATAACGCTGCGAGAGGTTTCTTCTTCTCTCATGTGGGCTGGTTCCTGGTCCATAAGCATCCGGAGGTAAAGAGACGGGGAGCCAGCATAGACTTGTCTGATTTGATGCGCAATCCTGTGCTGGTGTTTCAGAAAAA ATATGGCTTCTACATCATCACCCTGTTCACCTACGTTCTCCCCACCCTTTGCCCGATGTTCTGGGGGGAGACCTTCAACACCGCCTTCCATGTCAACAACCTCCGCACCATGTTGTGTCTTAACTTCGTCTCTCTCATCAACAGTGCCTCTCATGCGATCGGAAAAAGACCTTACGATAAAGAAGTCCTGGCTACGGAAAACATGGCAGTGAACCTAGCCACTCTTGGCGAAGGATTCCATAACTATCACCACGTTTTCCCGTGGGACTATAGGGCTGCTGAGTTAGTTAGTAAGCTTAACTGGACAGCAGCGTTTATAGAGTTCTTTGCGTGGATCGGATGGGCGTATGACTTGAAGACAGTGGAGAATGGTGTGGTTGTCAAAAGAGCTAAGAGGTGTGGAGACGGGACTTATGAAAAACCGAAATTGGGTGCGAGGCGGTAA